A region of the Calditrichota bacterium genome:
TCAGCCGCAGGGAACTGGCAGATATTTTTCCTGGGAGTCGATGATGCTCGCCATTTCCTACGGCAGATATTTTACGGATCATTTAAGTCTGGGAATTACGCTCAAATATGTCCGCGAGGGCGCGTACAGTCTCACGGCAAACGGCGTGGCAATAGATGTCGGTTCTTTGCTCGACACCGGCGTTTTAGGAATGAAATTGGGGGTGAGCTTGAGCAATTTGGGCACGGAAATGCATCTTGGCGGGAAAAATTTGCAGATTGATCATGATTGGTACAAGAGCGAAAATGAAACCATTTCTTCGTCAGCGTTTCTGGAAACTTCGGCATGGCGGCTGCCTTTGCTTTTTCGACTGGGATTAGCCATGGAAATCATCGGCGGACAGGGACAATTAGCGCAAAGTGAGAATCATAAAATTATCATCGCAACCGACACCGTGGATCCGCGCGATGGTCTGTTACAGGCAAATATTGGCGTTGAATATCAATGGCGGGGAATGTTCATGCTTCGCGCCGGATATCGGGGAATTTCTCTGGAGCAGAATGATTCTTACGTGACATCAAGCTATTCTGCCGGCCTTGGGTTCCGTTATCGCATCGACAAAATTGATCTTTCGCTGGATTACGGATTTTGCGATTACAAAATGCTTGGCTCCGGCCATCAGGTTTCTGTTGTCATTGGCATTCCGTAAAAGGTGCTCACTCAGATGTTTTTTCGCTGAAATAAAAAATGTGATTGTATTAAAATATATGTGATACGGCAGGGGAGCGGTTCAATAATTTTCAAGTATCAAAGCAATTAAATTTTTCTGTTTTCTGTAATATAATTATTTAGAAAGGACGATTGGCATAATATTGTTTTAAGAATTACAAAAAATGCAGAATAAAAATATAATTCTTGACAATGAAAAAAGATTTACTTATATTGTTTTCAGTTTGTTTATTTGAAACTGACCTGCATTTTGACGATCAGCGCAAAATCAGGTCATTTTGTTTTTAGCGTTGGTTTTCGGACAAAATTAAAAAAAGAAATTAGCTCGATAAGTTACAATCCCGAAGGAGGTGAGTGAAGCGAAACAAAAATTTCGCGCGAATTATGGACTTAAAACTTGAAACATTGGAATACCACAGTAGAGAAAGACGCGGGAAAATTGAAGTCATTGCCACAAAACCATGCGTCACTCAAAGGGACCTTTCAATGGCGTACACGCCTGGCGTAGCGGAGCCCTGTCGCAAAATTGAAAAAAATCCCGAAGATGTTTACACGTACACGGCGAAGGGAAATTTGGTTGCCGTGGTTTCGAACGGAACGGCAGTGCTCGGACTGGGCAACATAGGCCCGCTCGCCGGCAAGCCGGTGATGGAAGGAAAAGGCGTTTTGTTTAAACGCTTCGCTGACATCGATGTGTTTGATATTGAATTGAATACGGAAAACCCCGATGAAATCATCCGAGCGGTTCAACTGATGGAACCGACTTTTGGCGGCGTGAATTTGGAGGACATCAAAGCTCCGGAGTGTTTTTATATTGAGGAGAATTTGAAGAAGACATGCAATATCCCGATTTTTCACGACGACCAGCATGGAACGGCGATTATCTCGGGCGCAGCGCTGCTCAATGCGGTGGAATTGGCAAAGAAAAAAATGGCAGAGATTGTTATTGTCGTTAATGGCGCCGGTGCTGCCGGAATTGCGTGTGCTGATCTTTATGTTGCCCTGGGCGCCAAAAGAGAAAATGTCATCATGTGCGATTCCAAAGGCGTGATTTATAAAGGCCGTGAAGCAGGCATGAATCCTTACAAAGAAAAATATGCCAGCGATACCAAAGCTCGCACCCTGGCAGAAGCGATGAAGGGAGCCGATGTGTTTGTTGGCGTTTCTATCGCTGATATTGTCTCGCAGGATATGGTCCGTTCTATGGCAGACAATCCGATCATTTTCGCCATGGCAAATCCTGATCCGGAAATTCGCTACGAAGAGGCGGTTGCCGCCAGAAAAGATGTCATCATGGCGACGGGACGGTCGGACTACCCCAATCAGGTGAATAATGTGCTCGGATTTCCGTTCATTTTCCGCGGCACGCTTGATGTGCGCGCCACGGCGATCAACGATGAGATGAAGATTGCTGCCTCCCATGCGCTGGCAGACCTGGCAAAAGAAGATGTGCCGGATTCTGTGTGCAAAGCCTACGGCGTGGAAAGAATTGCTTTTGGCAGAGAGTACATCATTCCCAAACCGTTCGACCCGCGCGTTTTGCTCTGGGAAGCGCCGGCCGTGGCAAAAGCAGCAATGGATACCGGCGTGGCGCGAATTAAAGTCGATCTGGATAAATATCGCGAGCAGTTGGAAGCGCGTCTGGGTCGGTCTCGCGAAATGATGCGTTTCGTCATCAACAAAGCGATTCGCAAACCGAAACGCGTGGTTTATCCCGAAGGCGAAGAAGACAAAGTTCTCCGCGCCGCGAATATTGTCGTTCAGGAAAAAATCGCAAAACCGATTCTGTTGGGGCGACCTGAATTTATCAAAAAGCGCATTCAAGAGCTTCAATTGGATATTCCGGATTTGGAAATTATTAATCCTACCGAATCTCCGATATTTGATGCTTATTGCAAAGAATATTACCGGCTTCGCCAGAGAAAAGGCGTCACGATGTTCGACGCTAAAAAATTGATCGCACAGCCGCGATTTTTTGCGCCGATGATGGTTCGTATGGGAGACGCGGATTCGGTCATCGCCGGTTTGACCATGCACTACCCGGACACAATTCGTCCGGCGCTGCGTGTCATCCGAAAGCGCGATGATGTGTCCAAGGTCGCAGGAATGTACATGCTGCTGTTCAAAAATAAAATTTTCTGTTTTGCGGACACGACGGTAAATATTGAGCCCACGGCTGAGGAATTGGCAGATATTGCCATTCTGACCGCTGAAACAGCCCGACGGTTTGATATTGAGCCGCGCGTCGCCATGCTGTCTTTTTCAAATTTCGGCAGCGTGGAAAGTTCACAGTCGATCAAAGTGAAACAAGCCGCAGAAATCGCCAGACAAAAAGCTCCCAATTTGATGATCGACGGGGAGATGCAGGCGGATACTGCTGTGGTTGCGGAGTTGCTGGAAAGTGATTTTCCGTTTTCTTCGCTCAAGGGTGGCGCAAATGTGCTCATTTTTCCGGATTTGGCCGCCGGCAATATTGCTTACAAATTGCTCATTCGTCTGGGCGGCGCGGAAGCTATCGGTCCGATCCTGATGGGATTACAGAAATCCGTCCACATTTTGCAGCGCGGTTGCGAGGTGAACGATATTGTCAATATGACGGCAATCGGGGTTGTGGAAGCGCAAGAGCAAGAGAATAAGAAGTAAGTTTTGAGGAGATATTTTTACAAAAGGCTCTGCAGGCGTGCTTGTGGAGCCTTTTTTGTTCAAAGGCAGAAAAAAATAAGCCACCACGTCTCGAAAGACGCAAAGCTTTTTTCTAACTATCGCGCCATGATGGCTCTCGCGAATGGAAAAGCGCCTTTGGCGATTTCAAATTTAAGCATGTTAGCTTTTGGCGGAAGGTTCGTACTGCGCGGCAGAATGCTTTTTCTGCAGCTTGCTGAGCATGAAAACAAATGAGCGAAGCGATTACATCGTATTGAGCTCCAATCTCGGCCAATTTGAGATCGTTTTTGGCATTTTCGAGCCACTTTGCAGGAGAAATGTCAGCTGAGTACTTGTTTCTCTGATTCATAAACTACTTCGCCGCTTCCGGCTATTGGTCGGTAAATCAGTCCGGGAGTATCTTTCAGACTGAATATTTGAAACCAATCTAAAATTGCTCCGTTTTAAAATTGTCATTTTACCTGAATCAAAAATATTTCGGGGAGACCCCTTTAACATGGCAGGAAACGAGAAGCGAAAAACGATCCGCATCTTTGCGCTGGCTTCTTTTCTGAACGATTTTGGATCGGATATGATTTATC
Encoded here:
- a CDS encoding PorV/PorQ family protein — encoded protein: MRKYFIGIISLLLIFNISLPGQTINRTGTSAGQFLKFGVSARENALGEAGVAIAENPAALYWNPAGIPRIKFPSFIGSQNQLYLDLSYSFLGFVYPVNSSNAVGVSALFLNSGEMEVTTLDQPQGTGRYFSWESMMLAISYGRYFTDHLSLGITLKYVREGAYSLTANGVAIDVGSLLDTGVLGMKLGVSLSNLGTEMHLGGKNLQIDHDWYKSENETISSSAFLETSAWRLPLLFRLGLAMEIIGGQGQLAQSENHKIIIATDTVDPRDGLLQANIGVEYQWRGMFMLRAGYRGISLEQNDSYVTSSYSAGLGFRYRIDKIDLSLDYGFCDYKMLGSGHQVSVVIGIP
- a CDS encoding NADP-dependent malic enzyme, translating into MDLKLETLEYHSRERRGKIEVIATKPCVTQRDLSMAYTPGVAEPCRKIEKNPEDVYTYTAKGNLVAVVSNGTAVLGLGNIGPLAGKPVMEGKGVLFKRFADIDVFDIELNTENPDEIIRAVQLMEPTFGGVNLEDIKAPECFYIEENLKKTCNIPIFHDDQHGTAIISGAALLNAVELAKKKMAEIVIVVNGAGAAGIACADLYVALGAKRENVIMCDSKGVIYKGREAGMNPYKEKYASDTKARTLAEAMKGADVFVGVSIADIVSQDMVRSMADNPIIFAMANPDPEIRYEEAVAARKDVIMATGRSDYPNQVNNVLGFPFIFRGTLDVRATAINDEMKIAASHALADLAKEDVPDSVCKAYGVERIAFGREYIIPKPFDPRVLLWEAPAVAKAAMDTGVARIKVDLDKYREQLEARLGRSREMMRFVINKAIRKPKRVVYPEGEEDKVLRAANIVVQEKIAKPILLGRPEFIKKRIQELQLDIPDLEIINPTESPIFDAYCKEYYRLRQRKGVTMFDAKKLIAQPRFFAPMMVRMGDADSVIAGLTMHYPDTIRPALRVIRKRDDVSKVAGMYMLLFKNKIFCFADTTVNIEPTAEELADIAILTAETARRFDIEPRVAMLSFSNFGSVESSQSIKVKQAAEIARQKAPNLMIDGEMQADTAVVAELLESDFPFSSLKGGANVLIFPDLAAGNIAYKLLIRLGGAEAIGPILMGLQKSVHILQRGCEVNDIVNMTAIGVVEAQEQENKK
- a CDS encoding HEPN domain-containing protein, coding for MNQRNKYSADISPAKWLENAKNDLKLAEIGAQYDVIASLICFHAQQAAEKAFCRAVRTFRQKLTCLNLKSPKALFHSREPSWRDS